A window of the Cutaneotrichosporon cavernicola HIS019 DNA, chromosome: 6 genome harbors these coding sequences:
- a CDS encoding uncharacterized protein (Sugar (and other) transporter): MSQTELSHREAKRERERNPDLPENHPTNALSPWRKFAALVTLSFSGFLGQFVAAIILVAFPPMAADLGASIGDIANSVGYTLLGIAVGPLFWNPLSRTLGRRPVYLLGSLLFLPCAIWQALSKDYVTFAISRVFAGLSIAFSQTVPPSTIADIFPPAVIGQKMSMYVVAIITAPAAAPFFCGLIVRSSWRNLFWFVLGLGGLQLILFFFFVPETQWVEDSTPPTSVSEDKDIEHREAATPSGGHVGVALYPWKQPKEFMRICLGPISMLKYFVITVPSFYYGFAFSWLVGITVVTPQTLIAPPYNFAIVPLGCAFLAYGIGGLLGFWFGGLLGDKTVAYVARRQSTRQPEQRLWAALPVMPFMFVALLIIGLSLQLELHWIGLLIGGGLYFFTISVITGLIQTYVLECNLPQGMDSMAVFNFFRMLWGFVCPFFVWNWGMKHGWLACYVTQGALTAGLGVIVCGFLIWKGRAIRAAQNMPLWD, from the exons ATGTCCCAAACTGAGCTCTCACACCGCGAGGCGAAGCGCGAACGCGAGCGCAACCCCGACCTCCCAGAAAACCATCCGACCAACGCGCTGTCGCCATGGCGCAAGTTTGCAGCTCTGGTAACCCTCTCGTTCTCAGGATTTCTCGGCCAGttcgtcgccgccatcatcctcgtcgcgtTTCCGCCCATGGCGGCAGACTTGGGTGCGAGTATTGGCGATATTGCCAACTCTGTCGGATACACACTTCTTGGTATTGCTGTCGGCCCGCTGTTCTGGAACCCTCTCTCGCGG ACCCTAGGTCGCCGGCCGGTATACCTCCTCGGAtcgctcctcttcctcccctgTGCCATCTGGCAGGCTCTCAGCAAGGACTATGTGACGTTTGCGATTTCGCGCGTGTTTGCTGGTCTCAGCATCGCCTTCTCCCAGACCGTGCCGCCAAGCACTATTGCCGATATCTTTCCCCCGGCGGTGATCGGACAGAAGATGAGTATGTACGTCGTGGCGATCATCACCGCTccagccgccgccccaTTCTTCTGCGGCCTGATTGTACGCTCCTCATGGCGCAACCTGTTCTGGTTCGTCCTGGGTCTGGGCGGATTACAGTTGatcctcttcttcttcttcgtccCCGAGACACAGTGGGTTGAGGACAGCACGCCCCCAACCTCAGTCTcggaggacaaggacattgAACACCGTGAAGCTGCTACGCCGTCGGGCGGtcacgtcggcgtcgcaCTCTACCCATGGAAACAGCCAAAGGAGTTTATGCGTATTTGCCTCGGCCCCATTTCTATG CTCAAGTACTTTGTCATCACGGTTCCATCGTTCTACTACGGTTTTGCCTTCAGTTGGCTTGTCGGTATCACAGTTGTTACGCCCCAAACCCTCATTGCCCCGCCTTACAACTTCGCCATCGTCCCGCTCGGCTGTGCGTTCCTCGCCTACGGCATTGGTGGCCTGCTGGGATTCTGGTTCGGCGgcctgctcggcgacaAGACCGTCGCATATgtcgcgcgtcgccagAGTACCCGCCAGCCGGAACAGCGCCTCTGGGCCGCTCTCCCCGTCATGCCTTTCATGTTTGTTGCCCTGCTCATCATCGGCTTGAGCCTCCAGCTGGAACTGCACTGGATCGGCCTGCTgatcggcggcggcctctACTTTTTCACCATCTCCGTCATCACCGGCCTCATCCAGACT TACGTCCTCGAGTGCAACCTTCCCCAGGGAATGGACAGTATGGCTGTCTTCAACTTCTTCCGCATGTTGTGGGGCTTTGTGTGCCCCTTTTTCGTGTGGAATTGGGGTATGAAGCATGGTTGGCTCGCTTGCTACGTCACCCAAGGCGCTCTGACTGCTGGCCTAGGTGTGATTGTCTGCGGCTTCCTGATCTGGAAAGGCCGTGCGATCCGGGCCGCGCAGAACATGCCTCTCTGGGACTAG
- a CDS encoding uncharacterized protein (Carboxylesterase family) → MRILPLFLLATVLAAPTPQDRSESVLAGAGVLVTDSTNGTHVTNNTLPTAALTGVIVTGFNVSGCEAFLVRFRRPVPKNYSGNFAAVIPPPACLQANHGEFTYGVRGFSEDCLFLNVLAPLGSAGSEPCMPVMVWIHGGGFIEGDGMTFLSPYLVRRSVDTGNPVVLVTINYRLGMMGFGMGRDMAENNAENLGLHDQLMALEWVKRNIAGFGGDPTKVTVFGQSAGAISIAQHYLNESIDLFRGAIMMSGQASSTPMAPTSDIWEEPYNVTAIAAGCLAPNITAKGNLTTFECLRAVSSDTIVHATAVMRRDPRFGPFVFTPSIDGDLVPDRPWVLLKDGHFAKIPYIAGDTRDEGTWIIPTSVNSSEQIMSLFHLFFPIDQDPAIIQRIFDKYPNVPEKGSPFGTGNETFGMNPAFKQGSAIAGDMVFHSRRRKFLRRSNDYGNNQTWTYEFRGPTPNIDGFLGIPHSSDVPYVFGVAVPENNYTAEAEVLGQQIMDYWINFATYLDPNGDPNLPCDPPSPYWPPHGATKDSMRFDSANLTVVPDTFREDQMAVFDEPDVAAALLYKRHQV, encoded by the exons ATGCGTAttctccccctcttcctcctcgccacggTTCTGGCGGCTCCCACACCCCAAGACCGCAGCGAGTCCGTCTTAGCCGGCGCGGGCGTCTTGGTCACCGACTCGACCAACGGAACCCACGTGACGAACAACACCCTCCCGACCGCGGCCCTGACAGGCGTCATCGTCACGGGGTTCAACGTGAGCGGCTGTGAAGCCTTCCTAG TACGTTTCCGCCGCCCCGTGCCCAAGAACTACTCGGGCAACTTTGCCGCCGTGATCCCCCCGCCCGCATGTCTGCAGGCCAACCACGGGGAGTTCACGTACGGCGTCAGGGGGTTCAGCGAGGACTGTCTGTTTCTCAACGTCCTTGCGCCACTGGGGTCGGCCGGATCAGAACCATGCATGCCCGTAATGGTATGGAT CCACGGCGGAGGATTcatcgagggcgatggAATGACGTTCCTCTCGCCATACCTTGTCCGTCGGAGCGTCGATACGGGCAACCCAGTTGTTCTCGTGACGATTAATTACCGACTGGGGATGATGGGGTTTGGGATGGGGCGGGATATGGCGGAAAACAACGCAGAAAACCTCGGCCTACACGATCAACTCATGGCGTTGGAATGGGTCAAGAGAAATATTGCCGGGTTTGGTGGCGACCCCACTAAAGTCACTGTATTTGGACAGAGCGCAGGTGCGATCAGTATCGCCCAGCATTACCTCAACGAAAGCATCGACCTGTTCCGAGGGGCAATCATGATGAGCGGCCAGGCCAGCTCGACCCCCATGGCACCAACCTCGGATATTTGGGAGGAACCATACAACGTCACGGCGATAGCGGCGGGATGTCTGGCGCCCAACATCACAGCAAAGGGCAATCTCACGACATTCGAGTGTCTGCGCGCCGTGTCGTCTGATACGATCGTGCATGCCACAGCGGTGATGCGGCGCGATCCCAGGTTCGGCCCGTTCGTGTTTACGCCCAGTATCGACGGCGACCTGGTGCCGGACCGTCCCTGGGTTCTTCTCAAGGATGGCCATTTCGCCAAGATACCCTATATCGCGGGTGACACGCGGGACGAGGGGACGTGGATTATACCAACCTCGGTCAATTCGAGCGAACAGATCATGTCCCTCTTCCACCTCTTCTTTCCCATAGACCAGGACCCCGCCATCATCCAACGCATCTTTGACAAATACCCCAACGTTCCCGAAAAGGGAAGCCCCTTCGGCACGGGCAACGAGACGTTTGGCATGAACCCCGC GTTCAAGCAGGGTTCGGCCATCGCTGGCGACATGGTATTCCACTCACGCCGGCGCAAGTTCCTACGCCGCTCAAACGACTACGGCAACAACCAGACGTGGACGTACGAGTTCCGCGGTCCAACCCCCAACATCGACGGGTTCCTTGGCATCCCGCACTCGTCCGACGTACCCTACGTCTTCGGTGTTGCGGTGCCGGAAAACAACTACAccgccgaagccgaggtgCTGGGCCAGCAGATCATGGACTACTG GATCAACTTTGCCACGTACCTCGACCCCAACGGAGACCCGAACCTGCCGTGTGATCCGCCCTCACCGTATTGGCCTCCCCACGGGGCGACAAAGGACTCGATGCGCTTCGACTCAGCCAACCTCACCGTTGTGCCCGACACGTTCCGCGAGGACCAGATGGCGGTGTTTGACGAGCCAGACGTGGCCGCCGCACTACTGTACAAGCGCCACCAGGTCTGA
- a CDS encoding uncharacterized protein (Pyridine nucleotide-disulphide oxidoreductase), with product MTDPSLSSSSGPRWKNIIVIGASVAGHSVVNGLAQHLPSGYRILLIERNAFVHHNPCVVRSLVRPGWDMTNFTAPVRQDTIFPAGSRHRVVAPNRVVKLRRTSVWLEQPFEGADEVDFEICILATGAQSPAPIRPMPGCSLDDWRTALRRVQDDIASAHSVLIVGGGSVGIEVAGEITDAYPNKRVTIVHWDVGLLHPSDSGGNTAHTYVPPRTPNKLRKDLESQLRARGIKLQLKDGVDFEAAKGSGQWGGMPGPLGGMRTIPLVSGGKIEADYVFNSTGNRPNSDLVRWADPGSLTTNGYVSVDSYFRVRTRTPNSPLVGHYYAIGDVCNSPSWKTAEAAIAEGDALARIIVTRLRGMSPTPYSPPGRLLESTVLLGSGGGASIRKFPIIGYIRSEGSVREKSHDFHAGKNFFSRFRGQRRFVSTSSWSLAI from the exons ATGACGGACCCTagcttgagcagctcgtccgGACCCCGCTGGAAGAACATTATCGTCATTGGCG CGTCCGTCGCGGGCCACTCGGTCGTCAACGGACTCGCGCAACACCTGCCGAGCGGATATCGTATCCTATTGATTGAGCGCAACGCTTTCGTGCACCACAACCCGTGCGTTGTGCGGTCCCTCGTTCGGCCCGGCTGGGACATGACCAACTTTACCGCGCCTGTGCGTCAGGACACCATCTTTCCCGCGGGTAGTCGCCATCGCGTGGTAGCGCCCAATCGGGTGGTCAAGCTCCGACGCACAAGCGTGTGGCTCGAACAGCCGTTCGAGGGGGCtgacgaggtcgacttTGAG ATCTGTATCCTTGCCACGGGGGCACAGAGTCCTGCGCCGATTAGGCCAATGCCAGGATGCTCGCTTGACGACTGGCGCACCGCCCTCCGGAGAGTGCAGGACGACATTGCCTCGGCTCACAgcgtcctcatcgtcggTGGAGGGAGTGTCGGCATCGAAGTCGCTGGT GAAATCACTGACGCGTACCCGAACAAGCGCGTGACCATTGTTCACTGGGATGTGGGGCTGCTACACCCCTCAGACAGCGGAGGTAACACTGCACACACGTACGTGCCGCCACGTACGCCAAACAAGTTGCGCAAAGACCTCGAGTCGCAGCTCCGTGCCCGCGGTATCAAGTTAcagctcaaggacggtGTCGACTTTGAAGCCGCAAAGGGCTCGGGACAATGGGGCGGTATGCCTGGTCCTCTCGGAGGCATGCGTACCATTCCACTGGTATCCGGTGGAAAAATTGAGGCCGACTACGTCTTCAACTCTACTGGAAACCGGCCCAATTCTGACCTAGTTCGCTGGGCCGACCCAGGTTCCCTCACTACCAACGGGTATGTCTCGGTCGACTCTTATTTCCGCGTCCGCACTCGTACCCCCAACTCGCCCCTTGTTGGACACTACTACGCCATTGGAGACGTGTGTAATTCGCCGTCGTGGAAGACGGCTGAagccgccatcgccgaaGGAGATGCTCTCGCGCGTATCATCGTCACCCGACTGCGCGGGATGAGTCCAACCCCATACTCTCCTCCTGGACGGTTGCTCGAATCCACCGTCCTGCTCGGGAGCGGGGGCGGGGCGTCGATCCGCAAGTTCCCTATTATCGGATATATTCGTTCTGAGGGAAGTGTGCGTGAGAAGAGCCACGATTTCCATGCTGGCAAGAACTTCTTCTCCCGTTTCCGTGGACAACGCCGCTTCGTGTCCACCAGCTCATGGAGCCTTGCGATTTAG
- a CDS encoding uncharacterized protein (Amidase): MTNWEDISKAKIATREAKIPAAWRISAPAKNLNVMDVPRSCGILTARELEITETPAVDLVDAMVGRKYTSEEVTTAFCKRAAIAHQVTNCLTEIMFDEGIAQARTIDEEYKRTGKPKGLMHGLPISLKDHIGVEGFDATVGFISHCNKPVSEDALLVSALRDAGAVFFCKTNVPTGMLMGDTYNNVWGHTGNPYNTDYGSGGSSGGESTLLAMRGSPLGVGSDIGGSIRMPAAITGIYGLKGAAGRFPSLGCKSGLPGQEAVKGVQGPMSADLSSLELWSKVIVAAKPWETDPMCYPVEWRDDFTLPRQLCFGIMMDDGAVRPTPPVKRALLELKAALEAAGHKVVEWTPYNPVEGQQTLLRCLTGDGGGKMYEQVRGGPFPEPWGKDLAMFEERYNSSKTAPPTVGQLWQIQVDRNAYLRKLLESWAATKEISGTGRPIDGLISPCIAFPAAPKNRFRHFGYTGLWNLADFVGVTVPVTFATKDDVVTETIEPRCDDEGAVYKNYNADQLDGMPVGLQILTPRHTEERALALARVAEAALKTQETPKAAL, encoded by the exons ATGACCAACTGGGAAGACATTAGCAAGGCCAAGATTGCTACCCGCGAGGCCAAGATCCCGGCCGCATGGCGCATCTCGGCCCCCGCAAAGAACCTCAACGTCATGGACGTGCCCCGCAGCTGTGGGATCCTCACCGCGCGCGAACTCGAGATCACCGAGACGCCGgctgtcgacctcgtcgacgccatggTTGGCCGCAAGTATACTTCCGAGGAGGTGACGACTGCTTTCTGTAAGCGTGCAGCCATCGCACACCAGGTCACCAACTGCCTGACGGAGATCATGTTCGACGAGGGCATAGCACAGGCTCGCACCATCGACGAAGAATACAAGCGCACCGGCAAGCCCAAGGGGTTGATGCACGGCCTCCCCATCTCGCTCAAGGACCATATTGGGGTTGAAGGGTTTGACGCCACGGTCGGGTTCATTAGCCATTGCAATAAGCCTGTATCCGAGGACGCATTGTTGGTTTCGGCGCTGCGTGATGCCGGCGCCGTGTTCTTCTGCAAGACCAACGTGCCGACCGGCATGTTGATGGGGGACACGTACAACAATGTCTGGGGCCACACTGGTAACCCATACAACACCGATTATGGGTCGGGCGGCAGCAGTGGCGGTGAGAGCACGCTACTGGCGATGCGCGGATCGCCACTTGGTGTGGGATCGGATATTGGCGGCTCGATCCGTATGCCTGCCGCCATCACGGGCATTTATGGGCTCAAGGGAGCGGCCGGTCGCTTTCCCAGCCTCGGGTGCAAGTCGGGCCTGCCGGGCCAGGAGGCTGTCAAGGGCGTGCAGGGCCCGATGTCAGCCGACCTGTCGTCGCTCGAGCTGTGGTCCAAGGTTATTGTCGCCGCCAAGCCATGGGAGACCGACCCGATGTGTTACCCCGTCGAGTGGCGCGACGACTTTACGCTACCCCGCCAGCTCTGTTTCG GCATCATGATGGACGATGGAGCTGTGCGTCCCACGCCGCCCGTCAAACGCGCTCTTCTGGAACTCAAAGCAGCTCTTGAAGCGGCAGGTCACAAGGTCGTGGAATGGACGCCCTACAACCCCGTCGAGGGTCAACAGACCCTCCTCCGCTGCCTAACcggtgacggcggcggtAAGATGTACGAGCAGGTGCGTGGTGGACCATTCCCCGAACCGTGGGGCAAGGATCTGGCCATGTTTGAGGAGCGCTACAATTCCTCCAAGACCGCCCCACCAACCGTTGGCCAGCTATGGCAGATTCAAGTCGACCGTAACGCCTACCTCCGCAAACTCCTCGAGTCCTGGGCCGCCACCAAGGAAATCTCGGGCACCGGCCGTCCGATCGACGGCCTCATCAGCCCATGCATCGCATTCCCCGCTGCGCCAAAAAACCGTTTCCGCCACTTTGGATACACGGGTCTGTGGAATCTCGCCGATTTCGTCGGCGTCACTGTCCCCGTCACGTTCGCGACTAAGGACGACGTGGTTACTGAAACCATCGAGCCGCGGTGCGACGATGAAGGCGCCGTGTATAAGAATTACAATGCGGaccagctcgacggcatGCCTGTTGGCCTGCAGATTCTTACGCCGCGCCACACCGAGGAACgggcgcttgcgcttgcgcgtGTTGCCGAGGCGGCACTCAAGACGCAGGAGACACCCAAGGCCGCGCTCTAG